The following are encoded together in the Solenopsis invicta isolate M01_SB chromosome 14, UNIL_Sinv_3.0, whole genome shotgun sequence genome:
- the LOC105194491 gene encoding putative neutral sphingomyelinase isoform X1: MANEISTNVLTLNCWGIPYVSRDRCARISAIADKCASMEYDIICLQEVWSVDDFKLIKAKAQEVLPYSHYFHSGVFGSGICILSRYPIQDVMFHKWPLNGYVHKIHHGDWFGGKGVGLCKIKILNMNVNVYITHLHAEYNHENDEYMAHRVLQAFDTAQFVKMTSGGADAIILAGDLNTEPQDLAYKIIQGVSGLVDTCPNSASHIGTNECANNSYTSSKLAQTKPDGKRIDHIMYLGSKTVKVEVTNFQHPWLNRVPYKNFSYSDHEAVMATLKFINDKHVTNNLDITDSLKEAIVICENALKSVQRQRFWYGLSAFILIIPLILSIRSIWLNCMNMSLAVDISLNIVCILLTAIFCYTLFMSSLWNSVEKNALKAGHSAIEIYMNTQMNNDQI, from the exons ATGGCAAACGAAATATCGACGAATGTTTTGACACTCAACTGTTG GGGTATACCATATGTTTCGAGAGACAGGTGCGCACGCATATCCGCTATTGCGGACAAGTGTGCCAGCATGGAGTATGATATAATTTGTTTGCAAGAGGTTTGGTCTGTCGATGATTTTAAGTTGATTAAGGCGAAAGCGCAAGAAGTTCTTCCCTACTCACATTACTTTCACAG TGGAGTTTTCGGATCTGGAATATGTATCTTGTCACGCTATCCTATTCAGGATGTTATGTTTCACAAATGGCCCTTAAATGGTTATGTTCACAAGATACACCATGGAGACTGGTTTGGTGGCAAAGGAGTTGGgctgtgtaaaataaaaattctcaacATGAATGTCAATGTTTATATCACACAT TTACACGCAGAGTATAATCATGAGAATGACGAGTACATGGCTCACAGAGTTCTCCAAGCGTTTGATACTGctcaatttgtaaaaatgacaAGCGGTGGCGCAGATGCTATTATATTGGCAGGCGATCTTAATACAGAACCACAAGACttggcatataaaattatacaaggtGTTTCTGGTTTAGTAGACACGTGCCCTAATAGTGCAAGCCATATAGGGACCAACGAATGTGCCAACAATAGTTATACCAGCTCAAAACTCGCTCAGACGAAGCCAGATGGAAAGCGTATAGATCACATTATGTATTTAGGTTCAAAAACTGTTAAG GTTGAAGTTACAAATTTTCAACATCCATGGCTAAATCGTGtaccatataaaaattttagttactCTGATCATGAAGCTGTGATGGCTACACTTAAATTTATCAATG ATAAACATGTTACAAACAATCTAGACATTACCGATTCCTTGAAAGAAGCAATAGTAATTTGTGAAAACGCGTTAAAAAGTGTGCAACGTCAACGTTTCTGGTACGGGTTGTCAGCCTTTATACTGattattccattaattttatctattagGTCTATCTGGCTAAATTGTATGAATATGTCATTAGCTGTAGACATCAGTTTGAATATAGTCTGTATTCTTCTAACTGCAATATTTTGTTACACTCTGTTTATGAGTTCGCTATGGAATAGCGTAgagaaaaatgcattaaaagCGGGACATTCAGCTATAGAAATTTACATGAATACGCAAATGAATAAtgatcaaatttaa
- the LOC105194491 gene encoding putative neutral sphingomyelinase isoform X2, with amino-acid sequence MEYDIICLQEVWSVDDFKLIKAKAQEVLPYSHYFHSGVFGSGICILSRYPIQDVMFHKWPLNGYVHKIHHGDWFGGKGVGLCKIKILNMNVNVYITHLHAEYNHENDEYMAHRVLQAFDTAQFVKMTSGGADAIILAGDLNTEPQDLAYKIIQGVSGLVDTCPNSASHIGTNECANNSYTSSKLAQTKPDGKRIDHIMYLGSKTVKVEVTNFQHPWLNRVPYKNFSYSDHEAVMATLKFINDKHVTNNLDITDSLKEAIVICENALKSVQRQRFWYGLSAFILIIPLILSIRSIWLNCMNMSLAVDISLNIVCILLTAIFCYTLFMSSLWNSVEKNALKAGHSAIEIYMNTQMNNDQI; translated from the exons ATGGAGTATGATATAATTTGTTTGCAAGAGGTTTGGTCTGTCGATGATTTTAAGTTGATTAAGGCGAAAGCGCAAGAAGTTCTTCCCTACTCACATTACTTTCACAG TGGAGTTTTCGGATCTGGAATATGTATCTTGTCACGCTATCCTATTCAGGATGTTATGTTTCACAAATGGCCCTTAAATGGTTATGTTCACAAGATACACCATGGAGACTGGTTTGGTGGCAAAGGAGTTGGgctgtgtaaaataaaaattctcaacATGAATGTCAATGTTTATATCACACAT TTACACGCAGAGTATAATCATGAGAATGACGAGTACATGGCTCACAGAGTTCTCCAAGCGTTTGATACTGctcaatttgtaaaaatgacaAGCGGTGGCGCAGATGCTATTATATTGGCAGGCGATCTTAATACAGAACCACAAGACttggcatataaaattatacaaggtGTTTCTGGTTTAGTAGACACGTGCCCTAATAGTGCAAGCCATATAGGGACCAACGAATGTGCCAACAATAGTTATACCAGCTCAAAACTCGCTCAGACGAAGCCAGATGGAAAGCGTATAGATCACATTATGTATTTAGGTTCAAAAACTGTTAAG GTTGAAGTTACAAATTTTCAACATCCATGGCTAAATCGTGtaccatataaaaattttagttactCTGATCATGAAGCTGTGATGGCTACACTTAAATTTATCAATG ATAAACATGTTACAAACAATCTAGACATTACCGATTCCTTGAAAGAAGCAATAGTAATTTGTGAAAACGCGTTAAAAAGTGTGCAACGTCAACGTTTCTGGTACGGGTTGTCAGCCTTTATACTGattattccattaattttatctattagGTCTATCTGGCTAAATTGTATGAATATGTCATTAGCTGTAGACATCAGTTTGAATATAGTCTGTATTCTTCTAACTGCAATATTTTGTTACACTCTGTTTATGAGTTCGCTATGGAATAGCGTAgagaaaaatgcattaaaagCGGGACATTCAGCTATAGAAATTTACATGAATACGCAAATGAATAAtgatcaaatttaa
- the LOC113004161 gene encoding 52 kDa repressor of the inhibitor of the protein kinase → MSAPKSSLWCIVKKCNNTKKRHFFLFPKEYDRWLQWIRACERFDLKVMGPEYAHCNYRLCHLHFEEKWYKIGKSRANLHPDAIPTIFFGTNNTSVTPENVGNIVEACQEEETSSTIQSTEILPMDTYADIAKPSTSSSTDSSTVTESQRKRKLKDRNLKLKAENKMRERIRRLQKKIEKLDNIKKK, encoded by the exons ATGTCAGCTCCTAAATCAAGTTTATGGTGTATCGTAAAGAAGTGTAACAATACAAAGAAAAGACACTTCTTTTTATTTCCAAAGGAATATGATAG ATGGTTGCAATGGATACGTGCATGTGAAAGGTTTGATTTAAAAGTAATGGGACCCGAATACGCTCATTGCAATTATCGACTGTGCCACTTGCATTTTGAAGAAAAGTGGTACAAAATAGGCAAAAGTAGAGCCAATCTTCATCCTGATGCAATACCAACTATATTTTTTGGAACAAa CAATACATCTGTGACACCAGAAAACGTTGGAAATATAGTTGAGGCTTGTCAAGAAGAAGAAACAAGCAG CACTATCCAGTCAACAGAAATATTGCCCATGGATACTTATGCCGACATTGCTAAACC GAGTACATCCAGCAGCACTGATTCGTCAACTGTGACAGAAAGTCAGAGGAAAAGGAAATTAAAAGACAGAAATTTGAAGTTAAAGGCAGAAAATAAAATGCGAGAAAGAATTAGACGGCTTCAAAAGAAGATCGAGAAAttggataatataaaaaaaaaataa